The following coding sequences are from one Luteolibacter yonseiensis window:
- the glmS gene encoding glutamine--fructose-6-phosphate transaminase (isomerizing): MCGIVGYIGKADAATVLINGLRRLEYRGYDSAGLAILDNDRVLVSKSPGKVAKLNDRAHADWSPELFSRASTGIAHTRWATHGPPTEVNAHPHLDQSEDIALVHNGIIENYRSLRARLEGKGHHFYSETDTEVLAHLIGDCDKGDLFQAVCDALHQVNGTFGIAVLSAQEPGKIITARRGSPIVIGVGDGETIIASDASAIVAHTQRVIYLDDNDIAIVTADSVDIRDLNNVPVTREIAELGLDTAAAEKGGYEHFMLKEIHEQPDSLANAIRGRLDFDLGSAVLSGMGTSPRELAEISRVVLIGCGTSLHAGLVGEYAFEDLADIHAEVQQAAEFRYRNPIIANRDLVVAISQSGETADTLAAVREAIQKGAFVMSLCNVVGSTIARETGRGVYLHAGPEISVASTKAFTCQVAVLLMMALKLGRGRRFSREDGYKLAREIESIPELVARVITQDARIARIAEDYAKNEHAFFIGRGPMYPVALEGALKLKEISYIHAEGYHAAELKHGPIALLEQGTPIIALAVDIPGKDKTLGNVEECRARGARILGIVTEGDHETAECMDDYITIPRCHPLVATIPAVVALQLFSYHVARIRGCEIDQPRNLAKSVTVE; the protein is encoded by the coding sequence ATGTGCGGAATCGTCGGATACATCGGAAAAGCGGACGCTGCCACCGTCCTGATCAACGGCTTGCGCCGTTTGGAATACCGTGGCTATGACTCGGCCGGTCTCGCCATTCTGGATAACGACCGCGTCCTCGTTTCAAAGTCGCCCGGCAAAGTCGCCAAGCTCAACGACCGGGCGCATGCGGACTGGTCTCCCGAATTGTTCAGCAGGGCATCCACCGGCATCGCGCACACCCGCTGGGCGACCCACGGACCGCCAACAGAAGTCAACGCGCACCCGCACCTCGACCAGTCCGAGGACATCGCCCTGGTTCACAACGGCATCATCGAGAACTACCGGTCCCTCCGCGCACGGCTCGAAGGGAAGGGCCATCACTTCTACTCCGAGACCGATACGGAAGTGCTCGCGCACCTGATCGGGGATTGTGACAAGGGTGATCTTTTCCAAGCCGTTTGCGACGCGCTGCACCAGGTGAACGGCACCTTCGGCATCGCCGTGCTTTCCGCACAGGAACCGGGAAAAATCATCACGGCCCGGCGTGGCAGCCCCATCGTCATCGGAGTGGGGGATGGAGAGACGATCATCGCGTCCGACGCATCCGCCATCGTCGCCCACACGCAGCGGGTCATTTATCTGGATGACAACGACATCGCCATCGTCACCGCGGATTCCGTGGATATCCGGGACCTGAACAACGTGCCTGTCACCCGCGAGATCGCGGAGCTTGGGCTCGATACTGCTGCGGCGGAAAAAGGCGGCTATGAACACTTCATGCTCAAGGAGATCCATGAACAACCGGATTCGCTGGCGAATGCCATCCGGGGCCGTTTGGATTTCGATCTCGGTTCGGCCGTTCTCTCCGGCATGGGCACCTCACCGAGGGAACTGGCGGAAATTTCACGGGTAGTGCTCATCGGTTGCGGCACGTCGCTCCATGCGGGGCTCGTGGGCGAATATGCCTTCGAGGACCTCGCCGACATCCATGCCGAAGTGCAGCAGGCGGCGGAATTCAGGTACCGGAATCCCATCATCGCCAACCGCGACCTCGTCGTCGCGATCTCCCAATCCGGGGAAACGGCGGATACCCTGGCCGCGGTTCGCGAAGCCATCCAGAAGGGTGCGTTCGTGATGAGTCTCTGCAATGTGGTCGGTTCCACCATCGCCCGCGAAACAGGCAGGGGAGTCTATCTCCACGCGGGACCCGAGATTTCCGTTGCCTCGACCAAGGCCTTCACCTGTCAGGTCGCGGTGCTCCTGATGATGGCGCTCAAGCTCGGGCGGGGCCGCCGCTTCTCGCGGGAGGACGGCTACAAGCTCGCCCGCGAGATCGAGTCCATTCCCGAACTTGTCGCAAGGGTGATCACACAGGACGCCCGAATCGCCCGAATCGCCGAAGACTACGCGAAAAACGAACACGCGTTCTTCATCGGCCGCGGACCGATGTATCCCGTGGCTCTTGAAGGCGCGCTCAAGCTCAAGGAAATCTCCTACATCCACGCGGAAGGCTATCACGCGGCGGAACTCAAGCACGGACCCATCGCGCTCCTGGAACAGGGCACGCCGATCATCGCCCTCGCGGTGGACATTCCGGGCAAGGACAAGACTCTTGGCAATGTCGAGGAATGCCGTGCCCGGGGTGCCCGCATCCTCGGAATCGTCACCGAAGGAGACCATGAGACCGCCGAGTGCATGGATGACTACATCACCATCCCGCGTTGTCATCCGCTTGTCGCCACCATCCCGGCCGTGGTCGCGTTGCAGCTTTTCTCATACCACGTCGCGCGCATCCGTGGCTGCGAAATTGATCAGCCTCGCAATCTGGCGAAGAGTGTGACCGTGGAGTGA
- a CDS encoding GNAT family N-acetyltransferase, whose amino-acid sequence MKATIRRLNVGEADLYRRVRLESLRESPEAFASLYADAFLRTEESWSLQADASAEGGDRATFVILADEPIGVAALYRDDTRPEDGELMQVWIAPGHRGGDLAIGLMDTVFHWASLNGFQTIRAEVTHSNGRALRFYEKYGFERGNEGNTAIDRNPILIKRVERPRIAPKITPAPASS is encoded by the coding sequence ATGAAAGCAACCATCCGGAGATTGAATGTCGGTGAAGCAGATCTCTACCGGCGGGTCCGGCTGGAGTCGTTGAGGGAATCCCCGGAGGCATTCGCCTCGCTATACGCAGATGCCTTTCTTCGCACGGAGGAAAGCTGGTCGTTGCAGGCGGACGCCTCGGCGGAGGGAGGAGACCGGGCGACTTTTGTCATTCTGGCGGATGAACCGATCGGTGTGGCGGCCCTCTATCGGGATGATACGCGTCCCGAAGATGGGGAACTGATGCAGGTGTGGATTGCGCCAGGGCATCGTGGGGGCGATCTCGCCATCGGGTTGATGGACACTGTTTTCCACTGGGCCTCCTTGAACGGATTCCAGACCATCCGCGCCGAAGTAACTCATTCGAACGGAAGGGCGCTGCGATTTTATGAAAAATACGGCTTTGAACGGGGAAATGAGGGAAACACAGCGATTGACCGGAACCCAATTTTGATAAAGAGGGTTGAGCGCCCGCGAATAGCCCCTAAAATCACGCCAGCGCCAGCCTCTTCCTGA
- a CDS encoding YdcF family protein, with amino-acid sequence MRHRFRKIAVFAFLAGLVWLLASGCMIWRFGAVDHAVKSDCIIVLGAAVQGGVPSPVFEERIRHAIGLRRAGHASKLLFTGGFGDGRKHSEGAVGRMFAIGQGVPTGDILIEERSHTTRQNLSEAKALMDSHALKTAIIVSDPLHMKRALTMADGLGLEAVSSPTPTTRYRSLRARLGFLVREIYFFHHYLITGN; translated from the coding sequence ATGCGGCATCGTTTCAGAAAGATCGCTGTATTCGCATTCCTCGCCGGTCTTGTCTGGTTGCTGGCATCGGGTTGCATGATCTGGCGCTTTGGTGCCGTCGACCATGCGGTGAAGTCCGACTGCATCATCGTGCTCGGAGCGGCGGTCCAAGGCGGGGTTCCCTCACCGGTTTTTGAAGAACGCATCCGCCACGCCATCGGACTCCGCCGTGCCGGGCATGCATCCAAACTGCTTTTCACAGGAGGTTTCGGTGACGGTCGGAAACATTCGGAAGGTGCTGTCGGAAGGATGTTCGCGATCGGTCAAGGCGTCCCAACCGGTGACATCCTCATCGAAGAACGGTCCCACACCACCCGGCAGAACCTGTCGGAAGCGAAAGCCTTGATGGATAGTCATGCCCTCAAGACCGCGATCATCGTCAGCGACCCTCTTCACATGAAAAGGGCCCTGACGATGGCGGATGGGTTGGGACTCGAAGCCGTTTCATCACCCACTCCCACGACCCGTTACCGATCCTTGCGGGCGAGGCTTGGCTTTCTGGTCCGCGAGATTTACTTCTTCCATCATTACCTGATCACAGGTAACTGA